The following coding sequences lie in one Aquabacterium olei genomic window:
- a CDS encoding pilus assembly protein: protein MWSRRFLLCIGLALWLGLGMAPAQAALTELNDEPLATQSSSLLAPPNVMFIVDDSGSMDWEFMPGATTGDLPARTGSYGYKSAQCNGLAYDPSVNYTPPVKWNGVSYPQASYGAAWDNGYTPRFRDNEAYAGTGVTASTHSLGTKTMTFEETTGLFVWIGELLTGIIDILFDVGVQNIPNDLPAWATGTTVVMVQRNDSAYWMLGTVQSKSSITTTGICLFGCTRTQTFTFNVTFFTGKDNAANSDWLVNTPGTAALGTRTYYNYTGTEPKLGWSYTSSGALDGTTAFAQQCSSNVGAAPGSGVFSAVTVNSASPAADQANYANWYQYYRTRLLLMKTASGRAFLNMPDTYRVGTTKISHSLYSAINGNYFLPVGVFTENAASTAAGQKFNFYVHLYNSKFYDRDAASVFNNRRATSFGTPLRLSLSQVGKYYANKLSGQTDPMTAACQRNYAILSTDGYWNDSSNPTGLTGTAIGHQDGSPEVRPMLDALNVSNTLADVAQYYYVTDIRDTTLSNCGSGTSLCTNDSTMSTDIGTPGRQNMVTYTLGLGVGSTLRYDVNYASSGAGDFAAIRAGTKSWPNPTLAENATRVDDLWHAAINGRGRYFSAQNATELSSSLESTIGSLAQTPGAGSAIASSAFQLSSSETNFVYAGSYVTGRWTGELEAFAISASGTLASTPTWTAQAQLDALANRNSRTAPASGVTSPQCGALYSNCNDERKVYFMHPTTKALTAFTYADLQAAGLDGDGKFSTACSASRLSQCSSLSTAQKALANTGKHLVNFLRGDATYETTNGSNPLFRLRHSALGDIANGTPAFSGKPPFQYTDSGYSDFVAAQASRTKVVYVAANDGMLHAFNATTGKELWAFVPQAVMPNLYKLADKNYSHQYFVDGSPVIADVKVGDTWKTILVGGLNKGGKAYYALDVTNPAAPAPLWEYTHTHLGYTYGNPVVTKNTAGDWVVAFGSGYNNSGLGYLFVLDAYTGVPKTGSPIATTAGDATTPSGLAPINAWLDSNRDNTARRIYAGDLLGNVWRFNIDAGTVAPVARLLVSSTTPQPITVRPELGSVTQSGTAYPVVLVGTGRHLHSNDASDRTLQSIYALRDKLDATGWGDVRLGTNLVSKSVVSSGTGTSLTRTATSNTKVDWSTKAGWVFDLRPSSTGTLEGERVSTRMQVAYSTLVVAGNIPGTGAACRASGGTSWLYYFTLADGYTEVAPMYQGNTMVSGIGIVYDASGRAIVITNTTDGETVRQTQSPTSPTASTGGLRRVSWRELVN, encoded by the coding sequence ATGTGGTCCAGACGCTTCCTCCTGTGCATCGGGCTGGCCCTGTGGCTGGGCCTCGGCATGGCGCCCGCACAGGCCGCCCTCACCGAGTTGAACGACGAGCCCCTGGCCACCCAGTCGAGCAGCCTGCTGGCGCCCCCGAACGTGATGTTCATCGTCGACGACTCGGGCAGCATGGACTGGGAGTTCATGCCCGGGGCCACGACGGGCGACCTGCCGGCGCGCACCGGGAGCTATGGCTACAAGTCAGCGCAGTGCAACGGGCTGGCCTACGACCCGAGCGTGAACTACACGCCGCCCGTGAAGTGGAACGGCGTGTCCTACCCGCAGGCCAGCTATGGCGCGGCCTGGGACAACGGCTACACCCCCCGGTTCCGCGACAACGAGGCCTACGCCGGCACAGGCGTGACAGCATCCACCCACTCGCTGGGTACGAAGACCATGACGTTCGAGGAGACGACCGGGCTCTTCGTGTGGATCGGAGAGTTGCTGACCGGCATCATCGACATCCTGTTCGATGTGGGTGTGCAGAACATCCCCAACGACCTGCCGGCCTGGGCCACTGGCACCACCGTGGTCATGGTGCAGCGCAACGACAGCGCGTACTGGATGCTGGGCACCGTGCAGAGCAAGAGCAGCATCACGACGACCGGGATCTGCCTGTTCGGCTGCACGCGCACGCAGACCTTCACCTTCAACGTCACCTTCTTCACCGGCAAGGACAACGCGGCGAACAGCGACTGGCTGGTGAACACGCCGGGCACGGCCGCCCTGGGTACACGCACCTACTACAACTACACCGGCACCGAGCCCAAGCTGGGCTGGAGCTACACCAGCAGCGGCGCGCTCGACGGCACCACGGCGTTTGCCCAGCAATGCAGCAGCAACGTCGGCGCGGCGCCGGGCTCGGGCGTGTTCTCGGCCGTCACGGTCAACAGTGCCTCGCCCGCCGCCGACCAGGCGAATTACGCCAACTGGTATCAGTACTACCGCACGCGGCTGCTGCTGATGAAGACGGCCTCGGGCCGCGCCTTCCTCAACATGCCGGACACCTACCGGGTCGGCACCACGAAGATCAGTCACAGCCTGTACAGCGCGATCAACGGCAACTACTTCCTGCCGGTGGGCGTGTTCACGGAGAACGCCGCCTCGACGGCCGCAGGCCAGAAGTTCAACTTCTACGTGCACCTGTACAACTCGAAGTTCTACGACCGGGACGCCGCCAGCGTGTTCAACAACCGGCGGGCGACCTCATTCGGCACACCACTGCGGCTGAGCCTGAGCCAGGTCGGCAAGTACTACGCCAACAAGCTCAGCGGCCAGACGGACCCGATGACGGCAGCATGCCAGCGCAACTACGCCATCCTGTCGACCGACGGCTACTGGAACGACAGCAGCAACCCGACGGGCCTCACCGGCACGGCCATCGGCCACCAGGACGGCAGCCCGGAGGTACGGCCCATGCTCGATGCGCTGAACGTCTCGAACACGCTGGCCGATGTCGCCCAGTACTACTACGTGACCGACATCCGCGACACCACGCTGTCGAACTGCGGCAGTGGCACCAGCCTGTGCACCAACGACAGCACCATGAGCACCGACATCGGCACGCCGGGGCGGCAGAACATGGTCACCTACACGCTGGGCCTGGGGGTGGGCAGCACGCTGCGCTATGACGTGAACTACGCGTCGTCCGGTGCGGGCGACTTCGCGGCCATCCGCGCCGGCACCAAGAGCTGGCCCAACCCCACCCTGGCCGAGAACGCCACCCGGGTGGACGACCTCTGGCATGCGGCCATCAACGGCCGAGGCCGCTACTTCAGTGCCCAGAACGCCACCGAACTGAGCAGCTCGCTGGAAAGCACGATCGGCTCGCTGGCCCAGACGCCCGGCGCCGGCTCCGCCATCGCGAGCAGCGCCTTCCAGCTCAGCAGCAGTGAGACCAACTTCGTCTATGCCGGCAGCTATGTGACCGGCCGATGGACCGGCGAGCTCGAAGCCTTTGCCATCAGCGCCAGCGGCACGCTGGCCAGCACCCCCACCTGGACGGCACAGGCCCAGCTTGATGCGCTGGCCAACCGCAACAGCCGCACGGCACCGGCCAGCGGCGTGACCTCGCCGCAGTGCGGCGCGCTCTACAGCAACTGCAATGACGAGCGCAAGGTCTACTTCATGCACCCGACGACGAAGGCGCTCACCGCCTTCACCTACGCCGACCTGCAGGCCGCCGGGCTCGATGGCGATGGCAAGTTCAGCACGGCCTGCAGCGCCAGCCGCCTGTCGCAGTGCAGCAGCCTGAGCACCGCCCAGAAAGCGCTGGCCAACACCGGCAAGCACCTGGTGAACTTCCTGCGCGGCGACGCCACCTACGAGACGACGAACGGCAGCAACCCGCTGTTCCGGCTGCGCCATTCGGCGCTGGGCGACATCGCCAATGGCACGCCGGCGTTCTCGGGCAAGCCCCCCTTCCAGTACACCGACTCCGGCTACAGCGATTTCGTCGCCGCCCAGGCCAGCCGCACCAAGGTGGTCTATGTGGCCGCCAACGACGGCATGCTGCACGCGTTCAACGCCACCACCGGCAAGGAGCTCTGGGCCTTCGTGCCGCAGGCGGTGATGCCGAATCTGTACAAGCTGGCCGACAAGAACTACAGCCATCAGTACTTCGTGGACGGCAGCCCGGTGATTGCCGATGTGAAGGTCGGTGACACCTGGAAGACGATTCTGGTCGGCGGCCTCAACAAGGGCGGCAAGGCCTACTACGCGCTGGATGTGACCAACCCGGCGGCCCCCGCGCCGCTGTGGGAGTACACGCACACCCACCTGGGCTACACCTATGGCAACCCGGTGGTGACCAAGAACACGGCAGGCGACTGGGTCGTGGCCTTCGGCTCGGGCTACAACAACAGCGGGCTGGGCTACCTGTTCGTGCTGGACGCCTACACCGGCGTGCCCAAGACCGGCTCGCCGATTGCCACCACGGCGGGCGATGCGACCACCCCGTCCGGCCTGGCGCCGATCAACGCCTGGTTGGACTCCAACCGGGACAACACGGCGCGGCGCATCTACGCGGGCGACCTGCTGGGCAACGTCTGGCGCTTCAACATCGATGCCGGCACGGTCGCGCCGGTGGCCCGGCTGCTCGTGTCGTCGACCACGCCGCAACCCATCACAGTGCGCCCCGAACTCGGCTCGGTCACCCAGAGCGGCACCGCCTACCCCGTGGTGCTGGTGGGCACGGGGCGCCATCTGCACAGCAACGACGCCTCTGACCGGACGCTGCAAAGCATCTATGCCCTGCGCGACAAGCTCGACGCCACGGGGTGGGGCGACGTGCGCCTGGGCACCAACCTGGTCAGCAAATCGGTCGTGAGCTCAGGCACCGGCACCAGCCTCACCCGCACGGCCACCAGCAACACCAAGGTCGACTGGTCGACCAAGGCGGGCTGGGTGTTCGATCTGCGCCCCAGCAGCACGGGCACGCTCGAGGGCGAGCGCGTGAGCACGCGCATGCAGGTCGCCTATTCGACGCTCGTCGTCGCGGGCAACATTCCCGGCACGGGGGCGGCCTGCCGGGCCTCGGGCGGCACCTCGTGGCTCTACTACTTCACGCTGGCAGACGGCTACACCGAGGTGGCCCCGATGTACCAGGGCAACACGATGGTCAGCGGCATCGGCATCGTCTATGACGCCTCCGGGCGCGCCATCGTGATCACCAACACCACCGACGGCGAAACCGTGCGGCAGACGCAGTCGCCCACCTCGCCCACGGCCAGCACCGGCGGCCTGCGTCGGGTGTCGTGGCGGGAGCTGGTCAACTGA
- a CDS encoding pilus assembly PilX family protein, whose amino-acid sequence MAASRGSALIFALIALVSMSLAALALVRSVDTGTVILGNVGFKREATAAADEATRQAIDWLQTADVSANNAAQGYYATTATTLDATGFQQTASTRTLIDWDSDNCGYADGGTYAGCGQRPRSVSVSGVTAHYVILRLCADVAATQCSRPLNAVASADGSKGSLDYANPGGPEVNTAVYYRIVVRVQGARQSQSFTETIVQR is encoded by the coding sequence ATGGCCGCCTCGCGCGGCTCTGCGCTGATCTTTGCGCTGATTGCGCTGGTGTCGATGAGCCTGGCCGCGCTGGCCCTGGTGCGCTCGGTGGACACGGGCACGGTGATCCTGGGCAATGTGGGCTTCAAGCGCGAAGCCACGGCCGCGGCCGATGAGGCGACGCGCCAGGCCATCGACTGGCTGCAGACCGCCGACGTGAGCGCCAACAATGCGGCGCAAGGCTATTACGCGACCACCGCGACCACGCTGGACGCCACCGGCTTTCAGCAGACCGCCAGCACGCGCACGCTGATCGACTGGGACAGCGACAACTGCGGCTATGCCGACGGCGGCACCTATGCCGGCTGCGGGCAGCGGCCCCGGTCCGTGTCAGTCAGCGGCGTGACCGCGCACTACGTGATCCTGAGGCTGTGCGCCGACGTGGCCGCCACGCAGTGCAGCCGGCCGCTCAACGCGGTCGCCTCAGCCGATGGTAGCAAGGGATCGCTGGATTACGCCAACCCCGGCGGTCCGGAGGTGAACACCGCTGTGTACTACCGGATCGTGGTGCGGGTGCAGGGGGCGCGCCAGTCGCAGTCCTTCACCGAAACCATCGTGCAACGTTGA
- a CDS encoding PilW family protein: protein MKRAQQGLSLVELMVGVLIGMLTVVAISQVLMSAEGQKRTASSGGDAQVNGTLALYALQRDVEMAGYGFTGQPAALGCPVKGKFGNGTGEKALPSSLSLVPALIKPGTTAADPDTITVWQSNKPNYAVPLRVAEAHLKTDTRFIVPSSLGVVAGDLLVAVPPTPSATDSCTVMVVAGDSTTPLSSQQIPHLASAGGWNAAGSALVPDAGYPAGSHLINLGTGLPRTYSISAGKSLVATDVLATSGGTSVQTIAPQIVQLKALYGKDTDGNGTIDAFNTTAPATNADWLQVMALRVAVVAQSAQPEPVRGGGSPVTPAIGVEWVVDARTENAVACSFDGSQKCLRINVSGVGSDWRNYRYKVFDTVVPLRNMLWTRG from the coding sequence ATGAAGCGCGCGCAGCAGGGCCTGAGCCTCGTCGAGCTCATGGTGGGGGTGCTGATCGGCATGCTCACGGTGGTCGCGATCAGCCAGGTGCTGATGAGCGCGGAGGGCCAGAAGCGCACCGCCTCCAGCGGGGGTGACGCGCAGGTCAATGGCACGCTCGCGCTCTACGCGCTGCAGCGCGATGTGGAGATGGCTGGTTACGGCTTCACGGGCCAGCCGGCGGCACTCGGCTGCCCGGTCAAGGGCAAGTTTGGCAATGGCACCGGCGAAAAGGCCCTGCCCTCGTCGCTCTCGCTCGTGCCCGCGCTGATCAAGCCTGGCACCACCGCTGCCGACCCGGACACGATCACGGTCTGGCAGAGCAACAAGCCCAACTACGCGGTGCCGCTGCGCGTGGCCGAGGCCCACCTGAAGACCGACACCCGCTTCATCGTGCCCAGCAGCCTGGGCGTGGTCGCCGGCGATCTGCTGGTGGCGGTGCCGCCCACGCCCTCGGCCACCGACTCGTGCACCGTCATGGTCGTGGCGGGCGACAGCACCACCCCGCTGAGCAGCCAGCAGATTCCACACCTGGCCAGCGCCGGTGGCTGGAATGCCGCCGGCTCGGCCCTGGTGCCCGACGCCGGCTACCCTGCCGGCAGCCACCTGATCAACCTCGGCACCGGCCTGCCGCGCACCTACAGCATCAGTGCGGGCAAATCGCTGGTGGCGACCGATGTGCTGGCCACGAGTGGCGGCACCAGCGTTCAGACGATCGCACCGCAGATCGTGCAACTCAAGGCGCTGTACGGCAAGGACACGGATGGCAACGGCACCATCGATGCCTTCAACACCACCGCTCCGGCTACCAACGCCGACTGGCTGCAGGTGATGGCACTGCGCGTGGCCGTGGTGGCGCAGAGCGCGCAGCCCGAGCCGGTCAGAGGTGGCGGCAGCCCCGTGACCCCGGCCATCGGCGTGGAATGGGTGGTCGACGCCCGCACCGAAAACGCCGTGGCCTGCAGCTTCGATGGCAGCCAGAAGTGCCTGCGCATCAATGTCAGCGGTGTGGGCAGCGACTGGCGCAACTACCGCTACAAGGTGTTCGACACCGTCGTGCCCTTGCGCAACATGTTGTGGACCCGCGGATGA
- a CDS encoding type IV pilus modification PilV family protein — MTRARHRHIGGFLLIESLIAILIFSVGILGLVGLQARMTKAQTEAKARADAVNLASELRGVMWVDMANLAQYETSACAAHSPCANWLAKLQATLPSGAATVTRDTTRPGWVSIAITWRLPNGQSHTYQTVTVIRGAA, encoded by the coding sequence ATGACGCGCGCCCGGCACCGCCACATCGGCGGCTTTCTGCTGATCGAATCGCTGATTGCCATCCTGATTTTTTCGGTCGGGATCCTGGGGCTGGTCGGCCTGCAGGCCCGCATGACGAAGGCCCAGACCGAAGCCAAGGCCCGCGCCGATGCCGTCAACCTGGCCTCCGAGCTGCGCGGGGTGATGTGGGTCGACATGGCCAACCTGGCGCAGTACGAGACGAGCGCGTGCGCCGCGCACAGCCCGTGCGCCAACTGGCTGGCCAAGCTGCAGGCCACCCTGCCTTCCGGCGCCGCCACCGTGACACGCGACACCACGCGACCGGGCTGGGTGAGCATCGCCATCACCTGGCGCCTGCCCAACGGCCAGAGCCACACCTACCAGACGGTGACCGTCATCCGGGGGGCGGCATGA
- a CDS encoding GspH/FimT family pseudopilin — translation MGLTLIELMVTLAVVAMLMAAVAPTLGVWITNQKVRNTATSIVSGLQYARSEAVRRNRPVTFWLVRSGSAARMDDNCAVASDSASWVVTLGTASPAGKCAQGTSSLQLKANLAAQDGGGGDAAVAVAALNADSGDSATRVTFNGFGQVTNTSPISRIDVTGTSEGVNKSWRVVVSGGGHSKLCDPAVTGATDTRACGS, via the coding sequence ATGGGGTTGACGCTGATCGAGTTGATGGTCACCCTGGCCGTCGTGGCCATGCTGATGGCAGCCGTCGCGCCCACGCTGGGGGTGTGGATCACCAACCAGAAGGTGCGCAACACGGCGACGTCGATCGTGTCGGGGCTGCAGTACGCCCGATCGGAAGCGGTGCGGCGCAATCGGCCGGTGACGTTCTGGCTGGTGCGCAGCGGCAGTGCCGCCCGCATGGACGACAACTGCGCCGTCGCCTCCGACAGTGCCTCGTGGGTGGTGACGCTGGGCACCGCCTCGCCCGCGGGCAAGTGCGCGCAGGGCACCTCGTCGCTGCAGCTCAAGGCCAATCTGGCAGCGCAGGATGGTGGAGGTGGCGATGCGGCGGTGGCGGTGGCCGCCCTCAACGCGGACAGCGGCGACAGCGCCACCCGGGTGACCTTCAACGGCTTCGGGCAGGTGACGAACACCTCGCCCATCTCGCGCATCGACGTCACAGGCACCAGCGAGGGCGTCAATAAATCGTGGCGGGTGGTGGTCTCGGGCGGCGGGCACAGCAAACTGTGTGATCCCGCCGTGACGGGGGCCACCGACACACGCGCGTGCGGCTCATGA
- a CDS encoding tetratricopeptide repeat protein, with product MIDITIENFESDLIATSLRVPVLLDIWAEWCGPCKALGPVLEKLEQEYAGRFVLAKVNADEQPEIAGQLSQMFGVRSIPFCVMFVGGQPVDGFVGALPPEQIRSFLDKHVPSEGAVESAEETAEAEQLLADGAEDSAETLLRDALDKDPANDEARFDLIKLLLGEGRVDEARGAFEPIAARATGPVPEARVLAFSRCVEAAQAARAGRSPAELDAAIAANKRDFAARFELAQIFWAAGQPEQAMDELLEIIMRDKAWNDELARKTYVAILEVMSKPAPKPTPARATPPGAPGADKPKLEIAGKVEVLAADPVIDAYRRKLSMALF from the coding sequence ATGATCGACATCACCATCGAAAACTTCGAATCCGACCTGATTGCCACCTCGCTGCGGGTGCCGGTCCTGCTCGACATCTGGGCTGAATGGTGCGGGCCGTGCAAGGCGCTGGGCCCGGTGCTGGAGAAGCTCGAGCAGGAGTACGCCGGCCGCTTCGTGCTGGCCAAGGTCAACGCCGATGAGCAACCCGAGATCGCCGGCCAGCTCTCGCAGATGTTCGGCGTGCGCTCCATTCCGTTCTGCGTGATGTTCGTGGGCGGCCAGCCGGTGGACGGCTTCGTGGGCGCGCTGCCGCCCGAGCAGATCCGCAGCTTCCTCGACAAGCACGTGCCGTCGGAAGGCGCGGTCGAGTCCGCCGAGGAAACCGCCGAGGCCGAGCAGCTGCTGGCCGATGGCGCCGAGGACTCCGCCGAAACCCTGCTGCGCGACGCCCTGGACAAGGACCCCGCCAACGACGAGGCCCGCTTCGACCTGATCAAGCTGCTGCTGGGCGAGGGCCGCGTGGACGAGGCCCGGGGCGCGTTCGAGCCCATCGCCGCCCGGGCCACCGGCCCGGTGCCCGAAGCCCGCGTGCTGGCCTTCAGCCGCTGTGTGGAGGCGGCCCAGGCCGCGCGAGCCGGCCGCTCGCCCGCTGAACTTGACGCCGCCATCGCCGCCAACAAGCGCGACTTTGCCGCGCGCTTCGAGCTGGCGCAGATTTTCTGGGCCGCCGGCCAGCCCGAGCAGGCCATGGACGAGCTGCTGGAAATCATCATGCGCGACAAGGCCTGGAACGACGAACTGGCCCGCAAGACTTACGTCGCCATCCTCGAAGTGATGAGCAAGCCGGCGCCGAAGCCCACCCCGGCCCGCGCGACGCCGCCCGGCGCCCCCGGGGCAGACAAGCCCAAGCTGGAAATCGCCGGCAAGGTGGAAGTGCTGGCCGCCGATCCGGTGATCGACGCCTATCGCCGCAAGCTCAGCATGGCGCTGTTTTAA
- the purE gene encoding 5-(carboxyamino)imidazole ribonucleotide mutase yields MGSSSDWDVMRHAADILTEFGIPFEAQVVSAHRMPDDMFRYAEAAADRGLVAIIAGAGGAAHLPGMLAAKTTVPVLGVPVPSRHLQGVDSLHSIVQMPKGIPVATFAIGTAGAGNAALFAVAMLAGNDPALRARLDAFRTRQTEVARAMTADLIMEPKA; encoded by the coding sequence ATGGGGTCCAGCAGCGACTGGGATGTCATGCGCCACGCCGCCGACATTCTGACCGAGTTCGGCATTCCGTTCGAGGCGCAGGTGGTTTCCGCGCACCGCATGCCGGATGACATGTTCCGCTATGCCGAAGCGGCGGCCGACCGCGGCTTGGTCGCCATCATTGCCGGTGCCGGCGGTGCGGCCCACCTGCCGGGCATGCTGGCCGCCAAGACCACGGTGCCGGTGCTGGGCGTGCCCGTGCCCTCGCGCCACCTCCAGGGCGTCGATTCGCTCCATTCCATCGTGCAGATGCCCAAGGGCATTCCTGTGGCCACGTTCGCGATCGGCACCGCCGGGGCGGGCAACGCGGCGTTGTTTGCCGTGGCCATGCTGGCCGGCAACGACCCGGCGCTGCGCGCCAGGCTCGACGCCTTCCGCACCCGCCAGACCGAAGTGGCCCGCGCCATGACGGCCGACCTGATCATGGAACCCAAGGCATGA
- a CDS encoding 5-(carboxyamino)imidazole ribonucleotide synthase, translating to MSKAASDVILPGATLGVMGGGQLGRMFVHAAQAMGYRTAVLDADPTSPAGLVSHAHIQTPYLDEAGLAALAREAAAITTEFENVPAAALDQLARTRPVAPSGAAVAVCQDRAREKAHFVGCGVDCAPHAIIATAEQLAAVSDDLLPGILKTARLGYDGKGQVRVKTRAELEAAWAELQQVECVLEKMLPLAYEVSVIVARGRDGQVVHFPLQQNLHRDGILAVTTVPAPNVTEAVSQQAYDAAHQIAASLNYVGVLCIEFFVLADGRIVANEMAPRPHNSGHHTIDACDVSQFELQVRAMTGLPLVAPVLHSPCLMLNLLGDLWFPAGATAQVEPDWAAVLALSGTHLHLYGKTEARKGRKMGHLTVTAATPEAARDTALKAAAILGIAPF from the coding sequence ATGAGCAAGGCCGCTTCCGACGTGATCCTGCCCGGCGCCACCCTGGGCGTGATGGGCGGCGGCCAGCTGGGCCGCATGTTCGTGCATGCCGCCCAGGCCATGGGCTACCGCACGGCCGTGCTCGACGCCGACCCGACCAGCCCGGCCGGCCTCGTCTCGCACGCCCACATCCAGACGCCGTATCTGGATGAGGCCGGTCTGGCCGCGCTGGCCCGCGAAGCCGCGGCCATCACCACCGAGTTCGAGAACGTGCCTGCCGCCGCGCTCGACCAGCTGGCCCGGACCCGCCCCGTCGCGCCCTCGGGCGCCGCCGTGGCTGTCTGCCAGGACCGCGCCCGCGAGAAGGCCCATTTCGTCGGCTGCGGGGTCGACTGCGCGCCGCACGCCATCATCGCCACGGCCGAGCAACTCGCCGCCGTGTCGGACGACCTGCTGCCCGGCATCCTGAAAACCGCCCGCCTGGGCTACGACGGCAAGGGCCAGGTGCGCGTCAAGACCCGCGCCGAGCTCGAAGCCGCCTGGGCCGAGCTCCAGCAGGTCGAGTGCGTGCTCGAGAAGATGCTGCCGCTGGCCTACGAGGTCAGCGTCATCGTGGCGCGCGGCCGCGACGGCCAGGTCGTGCACTTCCCGCTGCAGCAGAACCTGCACCGTGACGGCATCCTGGCCGTGACCACGGTGCCCGCACCGAACGTGACCGAGGCCGTGTCGCAGCAGGCGTACGACGCCGCCCACCAGATCGCCGCTTCGCTGAACTACGTCGGCGTGCTGTGCATCGAGTTCTTCGTGCTGGCCGACGGCCGCATCGTCGCCAACGAGATGGCCCCGCGCCCGCACAACTCCGGCCACCACACCATCGACGCGTGCGACGTGTCGCAATTCGAGCTGCAGGTGCGCGCCATGACCGGCCTGCCGCTGGTGGCGCCCGTGCTGCACAGCCCCTGCCTGATGCTCAACCTGCTGGGCGACCTGTGGTTCCCGGCCGGCGCCACCGCGCAGGTCGAGCCCGACTGGGCCGCCGTGCTGGCGCTGTCCGGCACGCACCTGCACCTGTACGGCAAGACCGAGGCACGCAAGGGCCGCAAGATGGGCCACCTGACCGTCACCGCGGCCACGCCCGAAGCAGCCCGTGACACGGCACTGAAGGCCGCAGCCATCCTGGGCATCGCCCCGTTCTGA
- a CDS encoding L-threonylcarbamoyladenylate synthase, translated as MLDPATQPDAIEQAARRIVAGGLVALPTETVYGLGARADDAEAVARIFAAKGRPSDHPLIVHVPNGAAALHFVSAFPPVAQRLCAAFWPGPLTVIVPRDPDTATAAAGGQDTIGLRCPSHPVARQLLEACANLDVLGVAAPSANRFGRISPTQAVHVVDEFQDAGEGLDEVWVLDGGACEVGIESTIVDCSREQPVLLRPGRLTLAEIEAVAGQPVLWSTPEAPDPAAPKAPGTLASHYAPRARLRLMADTQLDAALDVLEPELLAAALREPSHPPKVAVYSRSLWARRAPSKGVVHRSMPGDAATAAHDLFADLRELDALGVDLIWVETPPDDAAWDGVRDRLRRAAA; from the coding sequence CTGCTGGATCCCGCGACCCAACCCGACGCCATCGAGCAGGCCGCGCGCCGCATCGTGGCCGGCGGCCTGGTGGCCCTGCCCACCGAAACCGTCTACGGCCTGGGTGCCCGCGCCGACGATGCCGAGGCCGTGGCCCGCATCTTCGCGGCCAAGGGTCGGCCCAGCGACCACCCGCTGATCGTGCACGTGCCCAACGGCGCGGCGGCGCTGCACTTCGTCTCGGCCTTCCCGCCGGTGGCGCAGCGCCTGTGCGCGGCCTTCTGGCCCGGACCGCTGACGGTCATCGTGCCGCGCGACCCGGACACCGCCACCGCGGCTGCCGGCGGTCAAGACACGATCGGACTGCGCTGCCCGTCGCACCCCGTGGCGCGCCAGCTCCTGGAAGCCTGCGCCAACCTCGATGTTCTGGGGGTGGCCGCGCCCAGCGCCAACCGCTTCGGTCGCATCAGCCCGACGCAGGCCGTCCACGTGGTCGACGAATTCCAGGACGCCGGTGAAGGCCTGGACGAGGTCTGGGTGCTCGACGGCGGCGCGTGCGAGGTGGGCATCGAGTCGACCATCGTCGATTGCTCACGCGAGCAGCCGGTGCTGCTGCGCCCCGGCCGCCTCACGCTGGCCGAGATCGAGGCCGTCGCCGGCCAGCCCGTGCTGTGGTCCACCCCCGAGGCGCCGGACCCGGCCGCCCCGAAGGCCCCGGGCACGCTCGCCTCGCACTACGCGCCGCGCGCCCGCCTGCGCCTGATGGCCGACACCCAACTGGATGCCGCGCTCGACGTGCTGGAGCCCGAGCTGCTGGCCGCCGCGCTGCGCGAGCCGAGCCACCCGCCGAAGGTGGCGGTGTACTCGCGCAGCCTGTGGGCCCGCCGCGCGCCGAGCAAGGGCGTGGTGCACCGCTCCATGCCGGGCGATGCCGCCACCGCCGCCCACGACCTGTTTGCCGACCTGCGCGAGCTCGATGCCCTGGGCGTCGACCTGATCTGGGTCGAGACCCCGCCCGACGATGCCGCATGGGACGGTGTGCGCGACCGATTGCGCCGCGCCGCTGCCTGA